A genomic segment from Spinacia oleracea cultivar Varoflay chromosome 3, BTI_SOV_V1, whole genome shotgun sequence encodes:
- the LOC110797804 gene encoding probable disease resistance RPP8-like protein 4 — MDASNVVSAAQWIGSSLNQEANALTGVKNQVENLKKELQFMQQYLQDADAKKEVGEDHTLISHMRQLAFDAEDVIDSYVLKVHAHQSDESWFIRSAYFLLNLPHIYKVKEQIEQVQSGLKQIIEKLKTYGLTKITQPVQKRAQFPRSYPYDDDNGEYVVGLEKDIPKLIRVLKGEGMAKVRGLAIVGMGGSGKTTLARKLYNHSSIRECFNCKAWVSVSQEWNTAHLLSEILRQVGGLKETTTTKLNDGSSVPELVAELREILEKKSYLVVLDDVWGSKALKEMRPVLLCGNVSGGGKIIITSRNEEIADFQNLQSNLYSYEPKPLNEDESWMLFNKISLSHRTNYNKDKFENLGREMLRKCYGLPLAIVVLAGILNTKGSYEEWLLVSKAVRSRVMQGSCTNTYGSVQDLMALSYDDLPYEIKPCFLYLSVFPEDCKISAGMLVRMWIAEGLVVAHVEEAVSLEEVAMQRLEELSHRFLIQVVKTNFNGAIQKFQLHDLLRDLCEKKAKEQSFLQIYTSIYNSTTMRVDALTKAVQARRVALHSSTSFPKQISNLRSLVMLTKSSILTSAYDIKETLGLKVVINSFNLLRLLNLWGIRTSSGKLPSQIGSLIHLRYLGVRASNIGSLPSSIGNLRNLLTLDYRDIDHGPVRIPKSLHKLALLRHLFLPIECTWVNKEMVLSGLKDLKILWGVRCKPSKRWKRDDVDWFSREMTTLSTSVEKLKVVVSTKENLEAAFSCPSLILHRLRTFHCEWDSDIALHRVNPVFRHSQHLLKLVLVGKIQVDNLCFVLPSNLVILELKDSMLEEWDGNDNPMIAIGSLSHLKVLKLSNSYLGSTFLCTVGSFPALEELYIKSLKNLKTWSVCEDAMSSLKKLVILYCVELREFPQGLPFMATLQQLEYFEVPDEFGKEAIECGWSEQMLKLPHNIGDIIKSCDSDVDVSSISKLHEQLTAGVFLKDKKEKFWVMKKHFRYYNCFILYPQISCEACQCSLYGGRWECNEMEESNGGAFVRVGKLKSVPSDTSAPIVRGEFLAKYLTPNTRYEVAFVVMLPQSAFKRGMPSATCLSEIYESSRSELLQQEHHLSDKPRDEWVQLSGGEFQSPLFSSDSVFIVFTLRKIPVGLVIQGVVFEPKLEVIAP, encoded by the exons ATGGACGCATCAAATGTGGTATCAGCTGCTCAGTGGATTGGCTCTTCACTAAACCAAGAGGCAAATGCATTAACCGGAGTGAAAAATCAAGTAGAGAACCTCAAAAAAGAGCTGCAATTCATGCAACAATATCTCCAAGATGCGGATGCAAAAAAAGAAGTGGGTGAAGATCATACTTTGATAAGTCACATGAGGCAGCTTGCCTTTGATGCTGAGGATGTGATTGATTCTTATGTCCTTAAAGTTCATGCTCATCAGTCTGATGAGAGCTGGTTCATAAGAAGCGCGTACTTCCTTCTCAATCTCCCCCATATCTACAAGGTGAAAGAACAGATAGAGCAGGTCCAAAGTGGCCTAAAACAAATCATCGAGAAATTAAAAACTTATGGGTTAACAAAGATTACTCAGCCCGTGCAGAAGAGGGCACAATTCCCACGCAGCTACCCTTATGATGATGACAATGGTGAGTATGTAGTTGGCTTGGAGAAAGACATTCCGAAGTTGATAAGAGTACTTAAAGGTGAGGGGATGGCCAAAGTACGCGGTCTTGCTATTGTGGGGATGGGTGGCTCTGGAAAAACTACTCTAGCTAGGAAGCTTTATAATCATTCTTCTATTAGAGAATGCTTTAACTGTAAGGCGTGGGTTTCCGTATCTCAAGAATGGAACACTGCTCATCTCCTGTCTGAGATATTGAGACAGGTTGGGGGCCTTAAAGAGACGACAACAACCAAGTTAAATGACGGGTCGAGTGTGCCAGAATTGGTGGCTGAGCTACGTGAGATCCTGGAAAAGAAGTCATACTTGGTGGTTTTAGATGATGTGTGGGGAAGCAAGGCTCTAAAAGAAATGCGCCCTGTTCTTCTATGTGGAAATGTCAGTGGAGGAGGCAAGATCATCATCACATCTCGTAATGAAGAAATTGCCGACTTTCAAAATCTCCAAAGCAACCTATATAGCTATGAGCCCAAACCGTTAAATGAGGATGAGAGTTGGATGTTGTTCAATAAGATTTCTCTTAGTCATCGAACAAATTACAACAAAGATAAGTTTGAAAATCTAGGTAGGGAAATGTTGAGGAAATGTTATGGACTTCCTTTGGCAATAGTGGTATTAGCCGGGATTTTAAACACAAAAGGAAGCTATGAGGAATGGCTACTAGTGAGCAAAGCCGTAAGATCAAGAGTGATGCAAGGTTCGTGCACAAACACGTATGGTAGTGTACAAGATTTGATGGCTCTAAGTTACGATGATCTACCTTACGAAATAAAGCCTTGCTTTCTTTACCTAAGTGTATTTCCAGAAGATTGCAAAATTTCAGCTGGAATGTTGGTTAGGATGTGGATTGCTGAAGGTCTAGTTGTTGCACACGTAGAGGAAGCGGTATCCCTAGAAGAAGTAGCAATGCAGCGTTTAGAAGAATTAAGCCACCGATTCTTAATTCAAGTAGTGAAAACCAATTTCAACGGAGCCATACAAAAATTCCAATTGCACGATCTATTGCGCGATCTTTGTGAAAAGAAGGCCAAAGAACAAAGTTTTCTTCAAATTTATACTTCTATTTACAATTCCACGACCATGCGTGTTGACGCACTTACTAAAGCAGTCCAGGCACGCAGAGTTGCTCTTCATTCCAG CACCTCATTTCCCAAACAAATTTCGAATTTGCGATCACTTGTAATGTTGACAAAGTCAAGCATCTTGACCTCTGCCTATGATATTAAAGAGACCTTGGGCTTGAAAGTTGTGATCAATTCTTTCAATCTACTTAGATTGTTAAATCTTTGGGGCATTCGAACCTCAAGTGGTAAATTACCCAGCCAAATTGGAAGTTTAATTCACTTGAGGTACCTTGGAGTTCGTGCTTCAAACATTGGAAGTCTTCCATCGTCAATTGGAAATTTGAGGAACTTATTGACCTTAGATTACAGGGATATTGACCATGGACCGGTTAGAATCCCCAAAAGCTTGCACAAGCTAGCATTACTTAGGCATTTATTTTTGCCAATTGAATGCACTTGGGTTAATAAAGAGATGGTTTTGAGTGGTTTAAAGGACCTGAAAATACTTTGGGGTGTAAGATGCAAGCCTAGCAAGAGGTGGAAAAGAGATGATGTTGATTGGTTTTCAAGAGAAATGACAACATTAAGCACAAGTGTGGAAAAGTTAAAAGTGGTGGTGTCAACAAAAGAGAATTTGGAGGCTGCTTTCAGCTGTCCCAGCCTTATTTTGCATCGGCTTCGTACATTTCATTGTGAGTGGGATTCTGACATAGCCTTACATCGTGTCAATCCAGTCTTTCGTCACAGCCAACACTTGCTTAAGCTGGTGTTGGTCGGGAAAATACAAGTCGACAACTTATGTTTCGTATTACCATCTAACCTTGTAATTCTAGAATTGAAAGACAGCATGCTAGAGGAATGGGATGGAAATGACAACCCCATGATTGCTATTGGATCATTGTCCCACCTGAAGGTCCTTAAACTATCAAATTCCTATTTGGGATCTACATTCTTATGTACGGTTGGCTCATTTCCTGCACTTGAGGAGCTCTACATAAAGAGTCTTAAAAACTTGAAGACTTGGTCAGTTTGTGAGGATGCAATGTCGAGTCTTAAGAAGTTAGTGATCCTTTATTGTGTAGAGCTACGGGAGTTTCCCCAAGGTTTGCCATTTATGGCCACCCTTCAGCAGCTCGAGTATTTTGAAGTACCTGATGAATTTGGGAAAGAAGCAATAGAATGCGGGTGGTCTGAACAAATGCTTAAATTGCCTCATAATATTGGGGACATCATTAAATCTTGTGATTCTGACGTTGATGTTTCTTCCATCAGCAAGCTCCATGAGCAGCTCACTGCTGGTGTTTTCTTGAAAGACAAAAAAGAG AAGTTTTGGGTCATGAAGAAGCATTTTCGCTACTATAATTGCTTCATATTATACCCCCAGATAAGCTGTGAGGCTTGTCAGTGCTCGCTCTATGGTGGCAGATGGGAATGTAACGAAATGGAAGAAAG CAATGGCGGTGCATTTGTAAGGGTGGGCAAACTAAAATCAGTACCTTCGGATACAAGTGCACCGATTGTGCGTGGGGAATTCCTGGCAAAATATCTGACTCCGAATACAAGATATGAAGTTGCTTTTGTGGTGATGTTACCACAATCAGCATTTAAAAGGGGCATGCCATCTGCTACTTGTCTAAGTGAGATATATGAAAGTAGTCGTTCAGAGCTGTTGCAACAGGAACACCATCTATCCGACAAGCCAAGGGATGAATGGGTACAACTTTCGGGCGGTGAATTTCAGTCACCGTTGTTCTCTTCAGATTCGGTTTTTATTGTGTTCACCTTGAGGAAAATCCCTGTCGGGTTGGTAATTCAAGGTGTCGTCTTTGAGCCAAAGCTTGAAGTAATCGCCCCGTGA